A genomic segment from [Flavobacterium] thermophilum encodes:
- a CDS encoding Small, acid-soluble spore protein 1, whose product MARNNNNQLLVPGAQQALEQMKYEIAQEFGVNLGADTTSRANGSVGGEITKRLVAMAQQQLGGARQF is encoded by the coding sequence ATGGCACGCAACAACAACAATCAATTGCTTGTTCCGGGTGCCCAACAAGCGCTCGAACAAATGAAATACGAAATCGCTCAAGAATTTGGCGTCAACTTAGGCGCTGACACGACTTCTCGCGCCAACGGTTCGGTCGGCGGCGAGATCACGAAACGCCTCGTTGCCATGGCGCAACAACAATTGGGCGG
- the thiI gene encoding Probable tRNA sulfurtransferase, whose amino-acid sequence MKYDRILIRYGEMTTKGKNRNVFVRRLKQNIARKLRAFPRIQIEYMRDRMYILLNGEPHEPIIDKLKTVFGIHSFSLAMKCENDLAAIKETALAAVRQLPHNGKTFKVSARRVNKQFPYRSDELNHEIGAHILRQTDGLTVNVREPDIDVRVEVRQDGTYVTCRDIFGAGGLPVGTSGKAMLMLSGGIDSPVAGYLAMKRGLEIEAVHFFSPPYTSERAKQKVIDLVRKLTVYGGTIKLHIVPFTEVQQAIYQGVPNEYSLISTRRAMLAITDALRRRHRALAIVTGESLGQVASQTLESMYVINEVTNTPVLRPLISMDKMEIIEMAKRIDTHDISILPYEDCCTIFTPRAPKTKPKKEKVLQYERELDLAPLLEKAVNETETMVIDEENGRTDEFAGLF is encoded by the coding sequence ATGAAGTACGACCGCATTTTAATCCGCTACGGTGAAATGACGACGAAAGGGAAAAACCGCAATGTGTTCGTGCGGCGGCTGAAACAAAACATCGCCCGTAAGCTGCGGGCGTTTCCCCGTATTCAGATTGAATATATGCGCGACCGGATGTACATTTTATTAAACGGTGAGCCGCACGAGCCGATCATCGACAAGCTGAAAACGGTGTTTGGCATCCATTCGTTCAGCCTGGCGATGAAATGCGAAAACGACCTGGCAGCGATCAAAGAAACGGCGCTCGCCGCCGTACGGCAGCTGCCGCACAACGGAAAAACATTTAAAGTGAGCGCCCGCCGCGTCAATAAGCAGTTTCCCTACCGGAGCGATGAGTTGAACCATGAAATCGGGGCGCACATTTTGCGGCAGACGGACGGCCTGACCGTCAACGTGCGTGAACCGGACATTGACGTGCGCGTCGAGGTGCGCCAAGACGGCACGTACGTCACATGCCGCGACATTTTCGGCGCCGGCGGCCTGCCGGTCGGGACGAGCGGCAAGGCGATGCTTATGCTTTCCGGCGGCATCGACAGCCCGGTTGCCGGGTATTTGGCGATGAAGCGCGGCTTGGAAATTGAGGCCGTCCACTTTTTCAGCCCGCCGTATACAAGCGAGCGAGCGAAGCAAAAAGTCATTGACTTGGTGCGGAAGCTGACGGTGTACGGCGGAACGATCAAGCTGCATATCGTGCCGTTTACCGAAGTGCAGCAAGCCATTTACCAAGGGGTGCCGAACGAGTATTCGCTCATTTCCACCCGGCGGGCGATGCTGGCCATTACGGACGCTTTGCGCCGCCGCCACCGGGCGCTGGCGATCGTCACTGGCGAAAGCCTCGGCCAAGTGGCGAGCCAGACGCTCGAGAGCATGTACGTCATCAATGAAGTGACGAACACACCAGTTTTGCGCCCGCTCATCTCGATGGATAAAATGGAAATCATCGAGATGGCGAAGCGCATTGACACCCATGATATTTCAATTCTTCCATACGAAGACTGCTGCACCATTTTTACGCCGCGGGCGCCGAAAACGAAACCGAAAAAAGAGAAAGTGCTCCAGTATGAGCGCGAACTGGATCTCGCCCCACTGCTCGAGAAGGCGGTCAACGAGACGGAAACGATGGTGATTGACGAAGAAAACGGACGGACTGACGAGTTCGCCGGATTGTTCTAA
- the iscS_2 gene encoding Cysteine desulfurase, with protein sequence MIYLDNSATTKPFPEAIDSFVAVASSYFANPSSLHGLGMKAERLLAQAREQVAAMLRVKPGEIVFTSGGTEANNLAIKGVAWQYRQRGRHIITTEIEHPSVAEPCRQLEELGFEVTYLPVDRDGRVSAKQVERALRDDTILVSVMHVNNEVGTVQPIEEIGALLARYPKTLFHVDRVQGISKVPLDLQRAGVDLCTISAHKFHGLRGAGALYVREGVRLMPLLAGGGQEMRLRSGTENVAAIVAMAKALRLAMERYERDIGRLKELKDKWLEALAAVPDIAINTPRDGAAPHIINFSLKPGLKPEVFVHELEKSGVYVSTTSACSSKKKAPSKTLLAMGLGEDRAERGIRISLSFDNTQEEIAPAVAAIRQAIKTLSEVTG encoded by the coding sequence ATGATTTATCTTGACAACAGCGCGACGACGAAGCCGTTTCCGGAAGCGATCGATTCGTTCGTTGCGGTCGCATCCAGCTATTTCGCCAACCCGTCTTCCCTTCATGGGCTCGGCATGAAGGCGGAGCGGCTGCTCGCGCAGGCGCGTGAACAAGTCGCCGCCATGCTGCGCGTCAAGCCGGGCGAAATCGTGTTCACCTCGGGCGGGACCGAGGCAAACAATTTGGCCATTAAAGGCGTCGCCTGGCAGTATCGGCAGCGCGGCCGGCACATCATTACGACGGAAATCGAGCATCCGTCCGTCGCCGAGCCGTGCCGCCAGCTTGAAGAGCTCGGCTTTGAGGTGACGTATTTGCCGGTCGACCGGGACGGAAGAGTGTCGGCCAAACAAGTGGAGCGTGCGTTGCGCGACGATACGATTCTCGTTTCGGTCATGCATGTGAACAACGAGGTTGGCACCGTGCAGCCGATCGAAGAAATCGGCGCGCTTTTGGCCCGCTATCCGAAAACGCTGTTTCACGTCGACCGGGTGCAAGGCATCAGCAAAGTGCCGCTCGATTTGCAGCGAGCGGGCGTTGATTTATGCACGATATCGGCCCATAAATTTCACGGGCTGCGCGGCGCCGGTGCGCTGTACGTCCGCGAAGGCGTCCGTCTGATGCCGCTGTTGGCCGGCGGCGGCCAAGAAATGCGGCTCCGATCCGGCACGGAAAATGTCGCCGCCATCGTCGCGATGGCCAAAGCGCTCCGCCTTGCCATGGAGCGGTATGAGCGGGACATCGGCCGGCTCAAGGAGCTCAAAGACAAGTGGCTGGAAGCGCTCGCGGCCGTTCCGGACATTGCGATCAACACGCCGCGCGACGGCGCCGCTCCGCATATCATCAACTTTTCCTTAAAGCCCGGCCTGAAGCCGGAAGTGTTCGTTCATGAGCTTGAGAAAAGCGGCGTTTACGTCTCGACGACCTCGGCCTGCTCGTCGAAAAAAAAGGCGCCGAGCAAAACGCTGCTGGCGATGGGATTGGGCGAAGACCGGGCCGAGCGCGGCATCCGCATCAGCCTGTCGTTTGACAATACGCAAGAAGAGATCGCGCCAGCGGTGGCCGCCATCAGGCAGGCGATCAAAACGTTAAGCGAGGTAACAGGATGA